A genomic stretch from Balaenoptera musculus isolate JJ_BM4_2016_0621 chromosome 9, mBalMus1.pri.v3, whole genome shotgun sequence includes:
- the LRRN3 gene encoding leucine-rich repeat neuronal protein 3 produces the protein MKDLPLQIHVLLGLAITTLVQAVDKKADCPQLCTCEIRPWFTPRSIYMEASTVDCNDLGLSNFPARLPADTQILLLQTNNIAKIEYSIDFPVNLTGLDLSQNNLSSVTNINVKKMPQLLSVYLEENKLTELPEKCLSGLSNLQELYINHNLLSTISPGAFIGLHNLLRLHLNSNRLQMINSKWFEALPNLEILMIGENPIIRIKDMNFKPLINLRSLVIAGINLTEIPDNALVGLENLESISFYDNRLIKVPHVALQKVVNLKFLDLNKNPINRIRRGDFSNMLHLKELGINNMPELISIDSLAVDNLPDLRKIEATNNPRLSYIHPNAFFRLPKLESLMLNSNALSALYRSTIESLPNLKEISIHSNPIRCDCVIRWINMNKTNIRFMEPDSLFCVDPPEFQGQNVRQVHFREMMEICLPLIAPESFPSNLDLETGSYVSLHCRATAEPQPEIYWIIPSGKKLLPNTLTDKFYVHSEGTLDISGITPTEGGLYTCIATNLVGADLKSIMIKVDGSFPQDNNGSLNIKIKDVQANSVLVSWKASSKILKSSVKWTAFVKTQNSHAAQSARIPSDVKVYNLTHLNPSTEYKICIDIPTIYQKSRKQCVNVTTKGLHPDRKEYDKSNTTAFMAYLGGFLGIIGMICLFSCLSQEMNCDGGHNYVRNYLQKPTFAFSELYPLINLWEAGKEKGTALEVKATVIGVPTNMS, from the coding sequence ATGAAGGACCTGCCACTCCAAATTCATGTGCTACTTGGCCTAGCTATCACTACACTAGTACAAGCTGTAGATAAAAAAGCAGATTGCCCACAATTATGTACGTGTGAAATCCGGCCCTGGTTTACACCTAGATCCATTTATATGGAAGCATCTACAGTGGATTGTAATGATTTAGGTCTTTCAAATTTCCCAGCCAGATTGCCTGCTGACACACAGATTCTGCTCCTACAGACTAACAATATTGCAAAAATTGAATACTCCATAGACTTCCCAGTAAATCTTACTGGCCTGGACTTATCTCAAAACAATTTATCTTCAGTTACCAATATTAATGTAAAAAAGATGCCTCAGCTTCTTTCTGTGTACCTAGAGGAAAACAAACTTACTGAGCTGCCTGAAAAATGTCTGTCTGGACTTAGTAACTTACAAGAACTCTATATTAATCACAACTTGCTTTCTACAATTTCACCCGGAGCCTTTATTGGCCTACATAATCTTCTTCGACTTCATCTCAATTCAAATAGATTGCAGATGATCAACAGTAAGTGGTTTGAGGCTCTTCCCAATCTGGAGATTCTGATGATTGGGGAAAATCCAATCATCAGAATCAAAGACATGAACTTTAAGCCTCTTATCAATCTTCGAAGCCTAGTTATAGCTGGTATAAACCTCACGGAAATACCAGATAATGCCTTGGTTGGACTTGAAAACTTAGAAAGCATCTCTTTTTATGACAACAGGCTTATTAAAGTGCCCCATGTTGCTCTTCAAAAAGTGGTAAACCTCAAATTTTTGGATCTAAATAAAAATCCCATTAATAGAATACGGAGGGGTGATTTTAGCAATATGCTACACTTAAAAGAATTGGGGATAAACAATATGCCTGAGCTGATTTCCATCGACAGTCTTGCTGTGGATAACCTGCcagatttaagaaaaatagaagctACTAACAACCCAAGGTTGTCTTACATTCACCCAAATGCATTTTTCAGACTACCCAAGCTGGAATCACTCATGCTTAACAGCAATGCCCTTAGTGCCCTGTACCGCAGTACCATTGAGTCTCTGCCAAACCTCAAGGAAATCAGCATACACAGCAATCCCATCAGGTGTGATTGTGTCATCCGTTGGATTAATATGAACAAAACCAACATTCGATTTATGGAGCCAGATTCACTGTTTTGCGTGGACCCACCTGAATTCCAAGGCCAGAATGTTCGGCAGGTGCATTTCAGGGAAATGATGGAAATTTGTCTCCCTCTTATAGCTCCTGAGAGTTTTCCTTCTAATCTGGATTTAGAAACTGGGAGCTATGTTTCCTTACACTGCAGAGCTACTGCAGAGCCACAGCCTGAAATCTACTGGATCATACCTTCTGGTAAAAAACTCTTGCCTAATACTCTGACAGACAAGTTCTATGTCCATTCTGAAGGCACACTAGATATAAGTGGCATCACCCCAACAGAAGGGGGTTTATATACCTGTATAGCAACTAACCTGGTTGGTGCTGACTTGAAGTCTATCATGATCAAAGTGGATGGCTCTTTTCCCCAGGATAACAATGGATccttgaatattaaaataaaagatgttcaGGCCAACTCAGTTCTGGTGTCTTGGAAAGCAAGTTCTAAAATTCTCAAATCCAGTGTTAAGTGGACAGCCTTTGTCAAGACTCAAAATTCCCATGCTGCCCAAAGTGCTCGAATACCATCTGATGTCAAGGTATATAATCTTACTCATCTGAACCCATCAACTGAGTATAAGATTTGTATTGATATCCCCACCATCtatcaaaaaagcagaaaacaatgtGTAAATGTCACCACAAAAGGTTTGCACCCTGATCGAAAAGAGTATGATAAGAGTAACACCACAGCATTTATGGCCTACCTTGGAGGTTTTCTGGGGATTATTGGTATGATATGTCTTTTCAGCTGCCTCTCTCAAGAAATGAACTGTGATGGTGGACATAACTATGTGAGAAATTACTTACAGAAACCAACCTTTGCATTCAGTGAGCTTTATCCTCTGATCAACCTCTGGGAAGCAGGCAAAGAAAAAGGTACAGCATTGGAAGTAAAAGCAACTGTTATAGGTGTGCCAACAAACATGTCCTAA